A region of Mesorhizobium sp. AR02 DNA encodes the following proteins:
- a CDS encoding DNA polymerase III subunit delta', translating into MIFERIAPEQHDTLDGVPEPSETPRLVGHGQAAEMLAAAYRSGKLPHALIFAGPVGIGKATLAFHLAHHLLKHPAFAQAPESLAIPDPASPLFRQIATGAHPGVLHLTRPLNDKTKSFKTVVTVDEIRRVSRFLSMTSHDGSYRVVIVDPADDMNANAANALLKNLEEPPARTLFILIVHAPGSLLPTIRSRCQVIRLTPLDADDLLAVLQTAEPPPPDDPAARAALVERAGGSARNAILLTQYGGLEIAETLDALVAKGRSDIGEAYRLAEAVAGRDQAIQFDIFNRRALDLLSDAASQAALSGDLARAKILSDTWHEALDAISETDTYNLDKKQHALTMIDRLNSAMRM; encoded by the coding sequence ATGATCTTCGAACGCATCGCCCCGGAACAGCATGACACGCTGGACGGCGTGCCCGAACCATCCGAAACGCCTCGCCTGGTCGGGCACGGGCAGGCGGCCGAGATGCTCGCCGCCGCCTATCGGTCGGGAAAGCTGCCGCATGCGCTGATCTTTGCCGGACCGGTCGGCATCGGCAAGGCGACGCTCGCCTTCCATCTCGCGCATCACCTGCTGAAGCACCCAGCCTTCGCGCAGGCGCCGGAAAGCCTTGCCATTCCCGATCCGGCCTCGCCGCTGTTTCGCCAGATCGCAACCGGAGCCCATCCGGGCGTGCTGCATCTGACGCGGCCGCTGAACGACAAGACCAAGAGCTTCAAGACCGTCGTCACTGTCGACGAGATCCGCAGGGTTAGCCGCTTCCTGTCGATGACCTCGCATGACGGCAGCTACCGGGTCGTCATCGTCGATCCCGCCGACGACATGAATGCCAATGCCGCCAATGCCTTGCTGAAGAACCTTGAGGAGCCGCCGGCGCGAACGCTGTTCATTCTCATCGTCCATGCGCCGGGCAGTCTGCTGCCGACGATCCGTTCGCGCTGCCAGGTGATACGCCTGACGCCGCTCGACGCCGACGATTTGCTGGCGGTGCTGCAGACCGCCGAGCCGCCGCCGCCGGACGATCCGGCCGCGCGGGCGGCACTTGTCGAACGGGCAGGGGGCAGCGCGCGCAACGCGATCCTTTTGACGCAATATGGCGGGCTGGAGATCGCCGAGACGCTCGATGCGCTGGTGGCGAAGGGAAGGAGCGACATCGGCGAAGCCTATCGGCTCGCGGAAGCCGTCGCCGGCCGCGACCAGGCGATCCAGTTCGATATCTTCAACCGCCGGGCGCTCGACTTGTTGTCGGACGCCGCGAGCCAGGCGGCGCTGTCGGGTGATCTCGCGCGGGCCAAAATCCTGTCGGACACTTGGCATGAGGCGCTGGACGCTATATCTGAGACCGACACCTACAATCTCGACAAGAAGCAGCACGCCTTGACCATGATCGACCGCCTGAATTCTGCGATGCGGATGTGA
- a CDS encoding DUF1835 domain-containing protein — MPPTSSDVSMIEPQKPVVHVVFNMSAAGSLRQALRSLKLHQTVIGLPDDLSFGPIDPPTADLRGQWVEDTLGYDRWQDLPQSVDLFWSRATGRDVTPVAWVCRRSAEEFAGFLEFVSRIGDHPFRVVDITQVEFAPRPDRSESETWRAGSFGSVPSDSIAKARLLDSQTVLTGQELRTYRDLWRRLRRKPSRHT; from the coding sequence ATGCCTCCGACGAGCTCCGATGTGTCCATGATCGAGCCTCAAAAACCTGTTGTCCACGTCGTCTTCAATATGTCGGCGGCCGGCAGCCTTCGTCAGGCTCTCAGGTCGTTGAAACTCCATCAAACCGTCATCGGATTGCCAGATGACCTCAGCTTCGGGCCTATAGACCCGCCAACGGCCGATCTCCGTGGCCAATGGGTAGAAGACACATTGGGTTACGACAGGTGGCAAGACCTTCCACAATCTGTCGATCTCTTCTGGAGCCGTGCCACGGGCAGGGACGTCACTCCTGTCGCATGGGTATGTCGGCGAAGCGCTGAGGAATTTGCCGGCTTCCTGGAGTTTGTTTCGCGGATCGGGGATCACCCATTTCGAGTGGTCGACATAACGCAGGTTGAATTCGCTCCCAGACCCGATCGTTCTGAGTCCGAGACGTGGCGAGCAGGATCGTTCGGCTCTGTTCCGTCAGACAGCATTGCGAAAGCGCGTCTCTTGGACAGTCAGACGGTTCTGACCGGACAGGAACTGCGAACATACCGCGATTTATGGAGACGACTTCGTAGAAAGCCGTCGCGTCACACGTGA
- the tmk gene encoding dTMP kinase, which produces MARGFFITFEGGEGAGKSTQIERLARKMRAKKYDVLLTREPGGSPGAEAVRHVLLSGAAEPFGPKMEALLFAAARSDHVEQVIRPAVERGSIVLCDRFLDSSRVYQGVTGGIDPAFMDALEQVAINGMMPDMTLIFDIDPAEGLRRATLRRGSDADADRFEKETLAIHQARREAFLAIAAAEPERCIVVDASADPDAVEHVVTAAVFAALEARAPARNRQAAPV; this is translated from the coding sequence TTGGCGCGCGGATTTTTCATCACCTTCGAAGGCGGCGAAGGCGCAGGCAAGTCGACGCAGATCGAGCGGCTGGCGAGGAAGATGCGCGCCAAGAAGTATGATGTCCTGCTCACACGCGAACCAGGCGGCTCGCCGGGCGCCGAAGCGGTCAGGCATGTGCTGCTTTCAGGGGCGGCCGAGCCATTCGGGCCGAAGATGGAAGCGCTGCTCTTCGCCGCCGCCCGTTCCGACCATGTCGAACAGGTCATCCGGCCGGCGGTCGAACGCGGCTCCATCGTGCTTTGCGACCGTTTCCTGGATTCCTCGCGCGTCTACCAAGGCGTCACCGGCGGGATCGACCCGGCGTTCATGGATGCGCTGGAACAGGTCGCCATCAACGGCATGATGCCCGACATGACGCTGATCTTCGATATCGATCCGGCCGAGGGTCTGAGGCGCGCGACGCTGCGGCGCGGCAGCGATGCCGACGCGGATCGCTTCGAGAAGGAAACGCTTGCCATCCATCAGGCCCGTCGCGAGGCCTTCCTGGCGATCGCCGCGGCCGAGCCGGAACGCTGCATCGTCGTCGACGCGTCCGCCGATCCCGACGCGGTGGAGCACGTCGTCACCGCGGCCGTGTTCGCGGCGCTGGAGGCGAGGGCACCCGCGCGCAACAGGCAGGCCGCACCGGTATGA
- a CDS encoding agmatinase: MTVSPSFLGLPDRLADGRMPRAVIFGAGHGSTYPGKDSSGYASAADAIRAASQDDAPLVEHWDFDLGGPLFDGKPVCCVDAGDISTSLHDNTGNRTRIEAKTREVLSLPAVPILLGGDDSVVIPFLAGFADHGPIWILQIDAHIDWRDEVHGEHYGYSSPMRRASEMPHVAGMVQVGLRSVGSARLAEIEAAQHYGSRFVTAREVHAQGVEAALRHIPEGARVVVTFDCDSLDPGIMPGVAARTPGGLTYTQAIDLIAGLGKRARIAGFDLVELYPPADIDGLSALTAARLLVNVIGTIIRQV; this comes from the coding sequence ATGACCGTCTCACCTTCCTTTCTCGGCCTTCCCGATCGCCTCGCCGATGGCCGCATGCCCCGCGCGGTGATCTTCGGAGCTGGCCATGGCAGTACCTATCCCGGCAAGGACAGCAGCGGCTATGCGTCGGCGGCAGACGCCATCCGCGCAGCCAGCCAGGATGATGCCCCGCTGGTCGAGCACTGGGACTTCGATCTCGGCGGCCCGTTGTTCGATGGCAAGCCGGTCTGCTGTGTCGACGCCGGCGACATCTCGACCTCCCTGCATGACAATACCGGCAACCGGACCCGGATCGAGGCGAAGACGCGTGAGGTTCTGTCCTTGCCAGCCGTGCCGATCCTGCTCGGCGGTGACGATTCCGTCGTCATTCCATTCCTTGCCGGCTTTGCCGACCACGGACCGATCTGGATCCTGCAGATCGATGCCCATATCGACTGGCGCGACGAGGTGCATGGCGAACACTACGGCTATTCGAGCCCGATGCGGCGGGCGAGCGAGATGCCGCATGTCGCCGGCATGGTGCAGGTCGGCCTGCGCAGCGTCGGCAGCGCGCGCCTCGCTGAAATCGAAGCGGCGCAGCACTATGGCAGCCGTTTCGTGACCGCGCGCGAGGTTCATGCTCAAGGCGTGGAAGCGGCGCTCAGGCATATTCCGGAAGGCGCACGGGTTGTCGTCACTTTCGACTGCGACAGCCTTGATCCCGGCATCATGCCGGGCGTGGCGGCACGCACGCCAGGCGGCCTCACCTACACGCAGGCGATCGACCTGATCGCCGGTCTCGGCAAGCGGGCCAGGATTGCGGGATTCGACCTTGTCGAACTCTATCCGCCCGCCGACATAGACGGCCTGTCGGCCCTGACCGCCGCGCGCCTTCTCGTCAATGTGATCGGCACGATCATCCGGCAGGTTTGA
- the metG gene encoding methionine--tRNA ligase has translation MSRDTFYITTAISYPNGKPHIGHAYELIATDALARFQRLDGKQVFFLTGTDEHGIKMLQTAKRDGISARELADRNSADFKRMATALNASNDDFIRTTEERHYASSQAIWKAMDANGDIYKGGYAGWYSVRDEAYYGEEETEVRPDNIRYGPQGTPVEWVEEESYFFRLSAYQDKLIALYENQPDFIGPAERRNEVMSFVKSGLKDLSISRTTFDWGVPVPGDDKHVMYVWVDALTNYITGVGYPDESDEKWRFWPADAHIIGKDIVRFHAVYWPAFLMSAGIPLPKRVFGHGFLFNRGEKMSKSVGNVIDPFTMVEHYGLDQVRYFFLREVPFGQDGSYSHEAIVNRTNADLANGLGNLAQRSLSMIAKNCGGVVPKRGELTDADSAILDQAAAALATARKAMAGQGIHLALAAIFDVVAEADRYFAGQAPWALKKTDPERMETVLWTTAEVVRRVTVLCQPFVPGSATKLLDLLAAPADKRNFVHVHADYALVPGTALPVPEGVFPRYVEQTSANA, from the coding sequence ATGTCACGCGACACATTCTACATCACGACCGCGATTTCCTATCCGAACGGCAAGCCGCATATCGGCCATGCCTACGAACTGATCGCCACCGACGCGCTTGCGCGCTTCCAGCGGCTCGACGGCAAGCAGGTGTTCTTCCTCACCGGCACCGATGAGCACGGCATCAAGATGCTGCAGACGGCGAAGCGCGACGGCATTTCGGCGCGAGAACTGGCCGATCGCAACTCGGCCGATTTCAAGCGCATGGCGACCGCACTCAACGCCTCCAATGACGATTTCATCCGCACCACCGAAGAGCGGCATTACGCGTCCTCGCAGGCGATCTGGAAGGCGATGGACGCCAATGGTGACATCTACAAGGGCGGCTATGCCGGCTGGTATTCGGTGCGCGACGAAGCCTATTACGGCGAGGAGGAGACGGAGGTCCGTCCCGACAATATCCGCTACGGGCCACAGGGAACGCCGGTCGAATGGGTTGAGGAAGAGAGTTATTTCTTCCGGCTGTCGGCCTACCAGGACAAGCTCATTGCGCTCTACGAAAACCAGCCCGACTTCATCGGTCCGGCCGAGCGCCGCAATGAGGTGATGAGTTTCGTCAAATCCGGATTGAAGGACCTGTCGATCTCGCGCACCACCTTCGACTGGGGCGTACCGGTGCCTGGCGACGACAAGCACGTGATGTATGTCTGGGTCGATGCGCTGACCAATTACATCACCGGCGTCGGCTATCCCGATGAAAGTGATGAGAAATGGCGCTTCTGGCCGGCCGATGCACATATCATCGGCAAGGACATCGTTCGCTTCCACGCGGTCTACTGGCCGGCCTTCTTGATGTCGGCCGGCATCCCGCTGCCGAAGCGCGTTTTCGGCCACGGCTTCCTGTTCAACCGCGGCGAGAAGATGTCGAAATCGGTCGGCAACGTCATCGACCCGTTCACCATGGTCGAGCACTACGGTCTCGACCAGGTGCGCTACTTCTTCCTGCGCGAGGTGCCGTTCGGCCAGGACGGCAGCTACAGCCATGAAGCGATCGTCAACCGCACCAACGCCGATCTCGCCAACGGCCTCGGCAATCTGGCGCAGCGCTCGCTGTCGATGATCGCCAAGAACTGCGGCGGCGTGGTGCCGAAGCGCGGCGAGCTGACCGATGCCGACAGCGCGATCCTGGATCAGGCGGCGGCGGCTCTGGCCACCGCGCGCAAAGCAATGGCCGGGCAAGGCATTCATCTGGCACTGGCGGCGATCTTCGATGTAGTGGCGGAAGCCGATCGATACTTCGCTGGACAGGCACCATGGGCGCTTAAGAAAACCGATCCGGAACGCATGGAAACGGTGCTGTGGACGACCGCCGAGGTGGTTCGACGCGTCACTGTGCTGTGCCAGCCCTTTGTTCCGGGGTCGGCCACGAAGCTGCTCGACCTGCTGGCGGCGCCGGCGGACAAGCGCAACTTCGTGCATGTCCACGCGGACTATGCGCTTGTGCCCGGCACGGCATTGCCCGTGCCGGAGGGCGTATTTCCGCGTTATGTCGAACAGACGAGCGCGAACGCCTGA
- a CDS encoding DUF3658 domain-containing protein, with protein MTDDWQKCSRVVAESLVALWDDGFRVGDLVLWSRVRTLADEGVFEMKGDGRLMRESSVRLRREAA; from the coding sequence GTGACAGACGATTGGCAGAAATGCAGTCGTGTGGTCGCCGAAAGCCTTGTCGCGTTGTGGGACGATGGCTTCCGAGTTGGTGATCTCGTTCTCTGGTCACGGGTCCGGACGCTTGCCGATGAGGGCGTGTTTGAGATGAAAGGTGACGGCAGGCTGATGCGTGAAAGCTCTGTGCGGTTGCGGCGCGAGGCCGCGTGA
- a CDS encoding D-alanyl-D-alanine carboxypeptidase family protein: MQLRAFPPFAGFLGLALLLLSLAPAHAQLFETKATQAFMIDADTGTVLFSKDADKPIPPASMAKLMTIEVVFNAIKSGRLKLDDTFVVSENAWRKGGAPSGTSTMFAKLKSAIRLEDLIQGVTVQAANDGCIVIAEGMAGSEDNFAAQMTERARQIGLKTSTFVNSTGLPADGQQTTVRELAQLALHLWRDYPDFYRYYGLKDFTWNKISQKNRNPLLATDIGVDGLAVGASEVSGFGIVASVSHDGTRVIAAMSGLANDKERAEEARKLLDWGVRSFEKTEIFAKDEVVGEAQVFGGAKSGVTLKAKGPIDIFLPITNRDKLTARIVYTGPVAAPVEEGQPVGALRVWIGDTLSQETPLFAAESIGVGTLPQRALDAVKELAIGWLR; the protein is encoded by the coding sequence ATGCAGTTGCGCGCCTTTCCGCCATTTGCCGGCTTTCTGGGACTGGCTTTGCTGCTGCTTTCCCTCGCGCCAGCCCACGCGCAGCTTTTCGAGACCAAGGCCACACAGGCGTTCATGATCGATGCCGACACCGGCACGGTGCTGTTCTCGAAAGACGCCGACAAGCCGATCCCGCCGGCCTCGATGGCCAAGCTGATGACCATCGAAGTGGTTTTCAACGCCATCAAATCCGGGCGCCTCAAACTCGACGACACGTTCGTGGTCAGCGAAAACGCCTGGCGCAAGGGCGGCGCGCCGTCGGGAACATCGACGATGTTTGCCAAGCTCAAATCGGCGATCCGCCTCGAGGACCTGATCCAGGGTGTGACCGTGCAGGCGGCCAATGACGGCTGCATCGTCATCGCCGAAGGCATGGCTGGATCCGAGGACAATTTTGCCGCGCAAATGACAGAACGGGCCCGCCAGATCGGCCTGAAAACATCGACTTTCGTCAATTCGACCGGCCTGCCGGCCGACGGCCAGCAGACGACGGTGCGCGAACTGGCGCAGCTGGCGCTGCATCTGTGGCGCGATTATCCGGATTTCTATCGCTACTACGGCCTGAAGGATTTCACCTGGAACAAGATCTCGCAGAAGAACCGCAACCCGCTGCTGGCCACGGACATCGGCGTCGACGGTCTGGCTGTTGGCGCGAGCGAGGTGTCCGGTTTCGGCATTGTCGCTTCGGTCAGCCACGACGGCACGCGGGTGATCGCGGCGATGAGCGGGCTGGCCAATGATAAGGAACGTGCCGAAGAGGCTCGGAAACTGCTCGACTGGGGCGTCCGCTCCTTCGAGAAGACCGAGATCTTCGCCAAGGACGAGGTGGTCGGCGAGGCCCAGGTTTTTGGCGGTGCGAAATCCGGCGTGACTCTGAAGGCAAAGGGACCGATCGACATCTTCCTGCCGATCACCAACCGCGACAAGCTGACGGCCAGGATCGTCTATACCGGCCCGGTTGCGGCACCCGTGGAGGAGGGCCAGCCGGTGGGTGCGCTGCGCGTCTGGATCGGCGACACGCTGAGCCAGGAGACGCCGCTTTTCGCTGCTGAATCGATCGGTGTCGGCACGTTGCCGCAGCGCGCGCTCGATGCGGTCAAGGAACTGGCGATCGGCTGGCTGCGATAA
- a CDS encoding MBL fold metallo-hydrolase — protein sequence MTDRLRLTILGCGSSPGTPRITGDWGNCDPANPRNRRMRTAALVERIAADGGRTTVVIDTGPDFREQMLLASVKRIDAVVYTHPHADHIHGIDDLRGYVLEQRHLIDIHADQPTMLRLRQAFGYCFETPPGSSYPPIVRAHIIDHAKPVVIEGEGSALTLEPLPQFHGDIISLGFRIGGLAYCPDISGFPDATAERLRGLEMLVIDALQYNTHPSHLSLGQALEWIERLAPKQSVLTHMHVPLDYATVMAETPDKVVPAYDGMVIEIPYDSA from the coding sequence ATGACCGACCGGCTGCGCCTCACCATTCTCGGCTGCGGCTCGTCGCCAGGTACGCCGCGCATCACCGGCGACTGGGGCAATTGCGACCCGGCCAATCCGAGGAACCGGCGCATGCGCACGGCAGCGCTGGTCGAACGGATTGCCGCCGATGGCGGCCGCACCACGGTGGTCATCGACACAGGGCCGGATTTCCGCGAGCAGATGCTGCTCGCTTCGGTCAAACGCATCGATGCGGTCGTCTACACGCATCCGCATGCCGACCATATCCACGGCATCGACGATCTGCGCGGCTATGTGCTCGAGCAGCGCCACCTGATCGACATTCATGCCGACCAGCCGACGATGCTGCGCCTTCGGCAGGCGTTCGGCTATTGCTTCGAGACACCGCCGGGCAGCTCCTATCCGCCGATCGTGCGGGCCCATATCATCGACCACGCAAAGCCCGTGGTGATCGAAGGCGAGGGGAGTGCCCTCACCCTCGAGCCACTGCCGCAGTTCCATGGCGACATCATCTCGCTCGGTTTCCGCATCGGCGGCCTGGCCTATTGCCCTGATATCAGCGGCTTTCCCGACGCCACTGCCGAGCGGCTGCGCGGCCTGGAGATGCTGGTCATCGATGCGCTGCAGTACAACACCCATCCCAGCCATTTGTCGCTCGGCCAGGCGCTGGAATGGATCGAACGGCTGGCGCCCAAACAATCTGTCCTGACGCATATGCACGTGCCGCTGGACTATGCCACCGTGATGGCTGAGACGCCTGATAAGGTGGTCCCAGCCTATGATGGGATGGTGATCGAAATTCCTTATGATTCAGCGTGA
- a CDS encoding TatD family hydrolase, translating to MLVDSHCHLDFPDFAEERAAIVARAKAAGIGRMVTISTRVKRFQQILEIAETFDEVYCSVGTHPHNAAEELDVTAAELVRLSAHPKVVAIGEAGLDYFYDKAPRDAQAQGFRNHIAAARETGLPLVIHSRDADDDMAGILEDETGRGAFPFILHCFSSGRRLAEIGVSLGGYVSFSGILTFKNSAELRAIAADVPHDRLLVETDAPYLAPIPFRGKRNEPAYVAHTAKVLAETIGVSEVEVANLTTNNFFRLFGKMPRPAEQSA from the coding sequence ATGCTTGTCGACAGCCATTGCCATCTGGACTTTCCAGATTTCGCCGAGGAGCGGGCGGCCATTGTCGCCCGCGCCAAAGCGGCCGGAATCGGCCGCATGGTGACGATATCGACCCGTGTGAAGCGTTTTCAGCAAATACTTGAAATCGCAGAGACTTTCGACGAGGTTTACTGCTCGGTCGGCACCCATCCGCACAATGCCGCCGAGGAACTCGACGTCACCGCTGCGGAGCTTGTCCGTCTGTCGGCTCATCCGAAGGTGGTGGCGATCGGTGAGGCTGGGCTTGATTATTTCTACGACAAGGCGCCGCGCGATGCGCAGGCGCAGGGTTTTCGCAATCACATTGCCGCCGCTCGCGAGACCGGCCTGCCGCTCGTCATCCATTCTCGCGATGCCGATGACGACATGGCAGGGATTCTCGAGGACGAAACAGGGAGGGGCGCCTTCCCTTTCATCCTGCATTGTTTCTCCTCCGGACGCCGGCTGGCCGAAATCGGTGTCTCGCTCGGGGGCTATGTCTCGTTCTCGGGCATCCTGACCTTCAAGAATTCGGCCGAATTGCGCGCCATCGCCGCCGATGTGCCGCATGACCGGCTGCTCGTCGAAACGGACGCACCCTATCTGGCGCCGATACCGTTTCGCGGCAAGCGCAATGAGCCGGCCTATGTCGCGCACACCGCCAAGGTGCTGGCGGAAACGATTGGCGTCAGCGAGGTTGAAGTCGCTAATCTGACGACGAACAATTTCTTCCGGCTGTTCGGCAAGATGCCGCGGCCTGCCGAGCAGAGCGCCTGA
- a CDS encoding lysozyme inhibitor LprI family protein has product MKGPLMLAGCGLLLAALPPAMAKDQTRISDKAALAECLKYVSDFPGNVPGVNESPKPASHIDNVIKLAGHEPASCINYVTELCSFESDDGQSQLGLIDCADREVRAWEDRLNTTYEALMAKATPKLRQGYRKMQRAWIAYRDARCAAEGAAETVNIDRQSNIIVSCMLDATAQQALILDNELSDLK; this is encoded by the coding sequence ATGAAAGGCCCTCTGATGTTGGCGGGTTGTGGTTTGCTGCTTGCCGCCTTGCCGCCTGCCATGGCCAAGGATCAAACACGTATCTCGGACAAGGCGGCGCTTGCCGAGTGCTTGAAATATGTCAGTGATTTTCCAGGGAATGTTCCCGGCGTGAACGAATCGCCCAAGCCGGCTTCCCATATCGATAACGTCATCAAGCTCGCCGGACACGAGCCAGCCTCGTGCATCAACTATGTGACCGAGCTGTGTTCTTTTGAGAGCGACGATGGCCAGTCACAGTTGGGATTGATCGATTGTGCCGACCGCGAGGTCCGCGCGTGGGAGGATCGCCTCAACACGACCTACGAAGCGCTTATGGCCAAGGCCACACCCAAGTTGCGGCAAGGCTATCGCAAGATGCAGCGCGCGTGGATCGCTTACCGCGATGCGCGCTGTGCTGCCGAGGGTGCCGCCGAAACCGTCAACATCGATCGTCAGAGCAACATCATCGTCAGCTGCATGCTTGATGCGACGGCCCAGCAGGCGCTGATTCTTGATAATGAGCTGTCGGATCTGAAGTGA
- a CDS encoding GNAT family N-acetyltransferase — protein MESAIEVFVHGYSTDKSRTFPYEVSRVGPLWLMRDAERKNPRDYRSEEWVVHDVAAEEADAVVRQHARPGFAVSVVIANDEPDGPTRTAYKVLGYRLLRTEGFFVQPLRRIPSPPAVVSIERVRTAERAAQLGKIMRRRPIADDLLGDGAPFRQYIAVDGDDIIGRVRSVDAVGSTWCADMYVEPSHRRRGIG, from the coding sequence ATGGAATCGGCGATTGAGGTGTTCGTGCATGGCTACAGCACCGACAAAAGCCGCACCTTTCCTTACGAGGTCAGCCGCGTCGGGCCATTGTGGCTGATGCGCGATGCCGAGCGCAAGAATCCTCGCGACTACCGTAGCGAAGAATGGGTCGTCCATGACGTCGCCGCCGAGGAAGCTGATGCGGTCGTGCGGCAGCATGCGCGGCCAGGTTTTGCTGTTTCCGTCGTGATCGCGAACGACGAACCGGATGGACCGACGCGAACCGCCTACAAAGTTCTCGGTTACCGGCTGCTGCGGACGGAAGGCTTTTTCGTCCAGCCACTGCGCCGGATACCGAGCCCGCCGGCGGTCGTCTCGATCGAACGTGTGCGCACGGCCGAACGGGCGGCGCAATTGGGAAAGATCATGCGCAGGCGCCCGATCGCCGACGATCTACTCGGTGACGGTGCGCCGTTCCGCCAATACATCGCGGTCGATGGCGACGATATCATCGGGCGCGTGCGCAGCGTGGACGCTGTCGGCTCCACGTGGTGCGCGGACATGTATGTTGAGCCTTCGCACCGGCGTCGCGGCATCGGCTAG
- a CDS encoding septal ring lytic transglycosylase RlpA family protein has product MQATTRPRFRRASTLTLLAASAALLAACASQPEPKAMVNPKHRSKEYFAETEYGVKASPRANFMRRGGGRDQLGKPYQVRGKWYYPKEDRHYAKVGLASWYGDAFHGRLTANGEVYDMTHLTAAHPTMPLPSYARVTNLETGSSVIVRVNDRGPYHEGRIIDVSERAAQMLDYDKVGTAKVKVEYVGRAPLDGDDDQYLMASYHPGNRIPDPSDGLPTGVMVAMNGPSPSVPVGAAAVPFPGQLTNSGQAVQPSLSAQAPAFGDLVLPDFGPIVPERPEIGLPPQSPFAMASLSYANERVQRADVFAALDDSGMSPADILRSWKKSNPQASPSSSDYVAAGTFDDAAEAKRVAAALQPFGRTEIQRSDLDGNDWYAVNLYPNGHGGLDELLQAAWSHGAPDALAVRN; this is encoded by the coding sequence ATGCAGGCTACGACGCGCCCGCGTTTTCGTCGCGCTTCCACGCTTACGCTGCTTGCCGCGTCGGCTGCCTTGCTGGCGGCTTGCGCGTCGCAGCCAGAGCCGAAGGCGATGGTGAACCCCAAGCATCGCTCCAAGGAATATTTCGCCGAAACCGAATATGGCGTGAAGGCGAGCCCGCGCGCCAACTTCATGCGGCGTGGAGGCGGTCGCGACCAGCTCGGCAAACCCTATCAGGTTCGCGGCAAGTGGTATTATCCCAAGGAAGATCGGCACTACGCCAAGGTCGGCCTGGCCTCGTGGTATGGCGACGCCTTCCATGGCCGGCTGACCGCCAATGGCGAAGTCTATGACATGACGCATCTGACTGCGGCGCATCCGACCATGCCGCTGCCGAGCTATGCCCGTGTCACCAACCTTGAAACCGGCAGTTCGGTCATCGTTCGCGTCAACGACCGGGGGCCATATCATGAAGGCCGCATCATCGACGTCTCGGAGCGCGCGGCGCAGATGCTCGACTACGACAAGGTCGGCACCGCGAAGGTCAAGGTCGAATATGTCGGTCGCGCACCGCTCGATGGCGACGACGACCAGTATCTGATGGCATCCTACCATCCAGGCAACAGGATCCCAGATCCGTCGGATGGTCTGCCAACCGGCGTCATGGTGGCCATGAACGGGCCGTCACCAAGCGTGCCGGTGGGCGCCGCGGCCGTACCGTTCCCCGGTCAGCTGACGAATTCCGGTCAGGCCGTGCAACCGTCTCTTTCGGCGCAGGCACCGGCCTTCGGCGACCTGGTGCTGCCCGATTTCGGACCGATCGTTCCGGAACGCCCGGAGATCGGCTTGCCACCGCAGTCGCCGTTTGCCATGGCGTCGCTGTCCTATGCGAATGAACGCGTTCAGCGCGCCGATGTCTTTGCCGCACTGGACGACAGCGGCATGTCGCCCGCCGACATCCTGCGGTCGTGGAAAAAGTCCAATCCGCAAGCGTCGCCGTCCAGTTCCGACTATGTCGCCGCCGGCACGTTCGACGACGCCGCCGAAGCCAAGCGCGTGGCCGCGGCACTTCAGCCCTTCGGCAGAACAGAGATCCAGCGTTCCGATCTCGACGGCAATGACTGGTATGCGGTCAATCTCTATCCGAATGGCCATGGCGGGCTGGACGAGTTGCTGCAGGCGGCATGGTCGCACGGTGCGCCGGACGCTCTGGCTGTGCGCAACTGA